Proteins encoded by one window of Candidatus Methylomirabilota bacterium:
- a CDS encoding LLM class flavin-dependent oxidoreductase, whose product MKIGFHLTPFWSPTDRGATRIIDEAIEVVASASRMGFAWVSIGQHWISHPTVWPQPFPILARLAPETGQMRLKTSVLLLPIVNAVEAAENIVTLDHITHGRLDVGVAIGYRERELEAAGLARKDRVPKLEESLALMKRLWTGEEVTFHGAYTSVTKARLGFTPYQQPHPPLEMGAQSEGATRRAARLTDGVFFGPQVAWRDIAGLSKIFRGARAEAGTRTPGSVGASRSLIVAADKTAALATAREYLEKTFAMYRRWEMQETTMVPLQLDFDTALDEWTVNGSPRDCVETLGRAREMGLDKVGFTIYSLPREVRARIDYLQMIAEEVVKPAGALA is encoded by the coding sequence CCGCGGCGCCACGCGAATCATCGACGAGGCGATCGAGGTCGTTGCCTCCGCCTCGCGCATGGGCTTTGCCTGGGTCTCGATCGGCCAGCACTGGATCTCTCACCCCACGGTGTGGCCGCAGCCTTTCCCCATCCTGGCCCGGCTGGCCCCGGAGACCGGCCAGATGCGCCTCAAGACTTCGGTGCTCCTCCTGCCCATCGTCAATGCGGTCGAAGCAGCAGAGAACATCGTCACCCTGGACCACATCACGCATGGCCGGCTCGACGTCGGCGTGGCCATCGGCTATCGCGAGCGAGAGCTGGAAGCGGCCGGGCTCGCGCGCAAGGATCGCGTGCCCAAGCTCGAGGAGTCGCTGGCGCTCATGAAGCGCCTGTGGACCGGCGAGGAAGTCACCTTCCACGGCGCCTACACGAGCGTGACCAAGGCGCGCCTCGGCTTCACCCCGTATCAGCAGCCGCACCCACCGCTGGAGATGGGCGCGCAGAGCGAAGGGGCCACTCGCCGCGCCGCCCGCCTCACCGACGGCGTGTTCTTCGGACCGCAGGTCGCCTGGCGCGATATAGCCGGGCTCAGCAAGATCTTTCGCGGAGCGCGAGCCGAGGCCGGCACGCGTACGCCGGGCAGCGTGGGCGCCTCACGCAGCCTCATCGTGGCGGCCGACAAGACCGCGGCGCTGGCCACCGCGCGCGAATATCTCGAGAAGACCTTCGCGATGTACCGGCGCTGGGAGATGCAAGAGACGACCATGGTGCCGCTCCAGCTCGATTTCGACACCGCCCTCGACGAGTGGACGGTCAACGGCTCGCCCCGCGACTGCGTGGAGACGCTGGGCCGCGCCCGCGAGATGGGGCTCGACAAGGTCGGCTTCACGATCTATAGCCTGCCCCGCGAGGTGCGGGCGCGGATCGACTATCTCCAGATGATCGCCGAAGAGGTGGTGAAGCCGGCGGGAGCTCTCGCATGA
- a CDS encoding SRPBCC domain-containing protein — MRAAREIAIAATPDKLWALLWDVPRMVECMPGCAEAKEVAPQQRYTARMIQKVGPIRLSVPLDVEILSAVSPHRLALQAKGRDPAIGAEISMQVTLEITEREGASVLAIVAEGRILGTLGSLGHGVIERKAGDMLDEFGVRLGQAAGA, encoded by the coding sequence GTGCGAGCCGCCCGTGAGATCGCCATCGCGGCCACGCCCGACAAGCTCTGGGCCCTCTTGTGGGACGTGCCGCGCATGGTCGAGTGCATGCCCGGCTGCGCCGAGGCCAAGGAGGTCGCGCCGCAGCAGCGCTACACGGCCCGCATGATCCAGAAGGTCGGCCCCATTCGTCTCTCGGTGCCGCTCGACGTCGAGATCCTCTCGGCCGTCTCGCCCCATCGGCTCGCTCTGCAAGCCAAGGGCCGCGATCCCGCCATCGGCGCCGAGATCAGCATGCAGGTGACGCTCGAGATCACGGAGCGCGAGGGGGCGAGCGTCCTCGCCATCGTCGCCGAAGGACGCATCCTCGGCACCCTCGGCTCGCTGGGGCACGGGGTCATCGAGCGCAAGGCCGGAGACATGCTGGACGAGTTCGGCGTCAGGCTTGGCCAGGCCGCGGGAGCCTGA